In Miscanthus floridulus cultivar M001 chromosome 8, ASM1932011v1, whole genome shotgun sequence, the sequence taatgTTATAAATTTTTGTAATTCTCTTTATAATTTTAGTTAAACTTTAGATGCTCTGACTCTCCAAAAAaaattagaatgacttataatttgggatggagggagtagaatcAAATAGACGCTGACTTCCTTCGGCACTTACTCCCTCGCCGTGGTCTGGTGCACACTAACATGCATCTCGTGTGTGCTCGTGCTGCTCGGCTAGAGACCATTGGTTGAAACCGGCAGTGCCGATCCCAATCTTAAGCCAAACAGAATGTAAGCTAGATAACTAACAAGTCAACCTGCCTCTGTGAATGCATTCTTGCGTACAACATCTCACAAGTAGCAAGTTTTCTAGTGTACATGTGAATTGGATTTTGATATCCCCAATATCCTGTTGCGTCCACATAACATTTCTCAAATCAACAAATAAATAAGTGTATGGCGACTAATCAAAGACATTTTCAACGTAGCACAACTTGTGTGTATACTAAAATTTTAACCTGGAAGACATTCCCTTTAGtcaaataaaaaatatgaaatgtaagAATTTGCCACAGGAAAAGGGCTGGAAATTTAGTGTGACGACAGGAGAAACAAAGTAAAATGATGCGACAAGACAACTACTTCCAACAGGATTGAAAGACCAAGCTGCATCATCGAGTTAAGTAGTTTGGAAGTTCATAGTAGCATAGCAAAAGTTGCACATCTTTAAAGCTTCAGTATAAGACAGGACCAACAGAGCAGGTAAACCACAACAGAAGTGTGCTACTGCTTATGCATAATCTCCATAGCTTTGCACCAGATCAGAATCTCTTGTCAGCAAAATAGTCTAAATGAAACTGGTTTTGAAGTTCCAATGTGCTTCAGAATATAGGAGATACCAGTCACTAAATCATCTAAACATCATACTAAGTTATGCTTAGACAACTAAAATACATACATGGAGATCTATTACACAATGCCATGCCCCAACCCTCTCCCGCAGCTCAGCAATAATCGATGGGAAATTCTGACCCAACTGCACAAAATCCTCGGTTAAGACAGCCTTCTTGAAATTTTTCTCAGCTGCAAAGAAGTCAATGCACTTGTTTTTTGACTCCCTGCAGCTGTACATCTCAGCACAAGCTAAGGTAGCAGCAACAGTGTCAGCTGAAACCTTGTTCCACAATCTCTGGGCACATATGAGCTTCAGTCGGTCCAATGCATAACAGTCAGCTGCAGCAAGCAGATGCTGCATCATCTCATGGGGAGAGTCCCCAAGTTCATCGTCTCCAGGCAACGTGTCAGTGTACATGAACTGAAGCATGATTTTGAATGTTGCAGGAGCAATGCCATGTAGGGTGATGGATGGCATTTTAGTCTCAACCATGGATCCGAGGAGCCCGACTTTAAATACTGGTGAACGTGCGGCAAGCACCATTCGATGTGCGTAGAATATCTCGCCATCGATGTTGAACAATACATCCGTCCCATCTTTGCTATCCAGTAGCCTCCCAAGCTGTTTTCTGAGGTCTGAAGGCGGCACGGGAACAGAGCCCTCACTTACCACCATGATGGCGCATAGAAACGTGATGTGTCCCTCTGTTACATGATATTTCTTTATGTCAATTTGTGAAATGAACTGGTGCCACCCCCGTTCGTCTTCCTCTTCATTCGGATACACAAGCTAGTGCCCTTGGTACTGAGGTGGAATTCAATTGGTCATTTCCTTTCAACCAGGCCACGAAGATGGCATCAACACTTGAGGATTTgttcagaagctcaaggaagaaagagACATGTTCACCCTTGTTTCTCCCCCTGACCCTAGAAGGGTAGCAATTCATCCTCCACATGTACCCACCAATGGAGATGGCGTCAGAGTGGACCGCATCACCAATTGCAAGGCGCTCCTCTTGCTAACTGAATAATCTGCAAGTAATTTAGCAATAGGTTATATATAGCAGATTTGACACTTCCTAAACCTTGCAGATGCTAACAAATGATTCCAAGTACATACTTGGATCACTGAATAATTAGCAAGAAATTAAGCAATCATCAATGGAAAATTATTTTGGATAGTGACAGGGAGCTCAAGTGTTCACTTCAGAACGAAGTGGACGACCGACTTGAGCTCGGCCAGGCACGGTAATTAGCGACACAGTCAACCAAGCAAGCAATCCCGAGGCATCACAAGATTAGTATGTCCTAAAACTTGCTGGTACACTTATGGATTTGGCGCAGTTGCCAATGATTCCTAACACATAGTAAGCTAAATAAAACCGTTATATGCAGCAAGAACTGAAGACAAACAGATCACAAGATCGATTCTCACTGCCAGCTGTCTGCCAGAGGTTGTAGACAAAGCAGATGAGGTGCCGCCGGCCGTTCCTAATAGTGCACGCGCTCCaacctcttcctctcgctctgcTGGTGTGGAAACCCCTACCCTCTCGCTAGGGTTTGTGTCACGCGGTTGCGGCGACGAGAACGATCCGAGAACGACGGGCGGTGACCGGCGCAGGAGCCCGTGGAATCTCTTTAAGCCCAGCCCAAGGC encodes:
- the LOC136472870 gene encoding BTB/POZ and MATH domain-containing protein 1-like, whose translation is MVVSEGSVPVPPSDLRKQLGRLLDSKDGTDVLFNIDGEIFYAHRMVLAARSPVFKVGLLGSMVETKMPSITLHGIAPATFKIMLQFMYTDTLPGDDELGDSPHEMMQHLLAAADCYALDRLKLICAQRLWNKVSADTVAATLACAEMYSCRESKNKCIDFFAAEKNFKKAVLTEDFVQLGQNFPSIIAELRERVGAWHCVIDLHVCILVV